A genome region from Setaria italica strain Yugu1 chromosome III, Setaria_italica_v2.0, whole genome shotgun sequence includes the following:
- the LOC101766325 gene encoding cation/H(+) antiporter 20 has protein sequence MSSAASVSAADLAAVKTSSNGVWQGDDPLRFAFPLLILQALLILVLSRALAFLLRPLHQPKVIAEMVAGILLGPSALGRNGAYLRALFPPWSAPVLESVASLGLLFFLFLVGLELDLRSVRRSGRRAFAIAAAGISLPFACGVGVAFVLRRAIPGADQAGYAPFLVFMGVALSITAFPVLARILAELKLLTTPIGETALAAAAFNDVAAWVLLALAVAISGVSGRGPITSLWVLLCSAAFVAAWMAAVKPAMAWVARRADAAGEGGGGEAWVAVTLAGVLASGFATDLIGIHAIFGAFVFGLTVPKEGAFAGRVTARIEDLVSELLLPLYFASSGLKTDVATIRGGAAWGMLALVIGTACAGKIAGTFGVAMACGMSAREAVVLGVLMNTKGLVELIVLNIGRERKVLNEETFAILVLMALVTTFITTPTVMAIYKPARAAGRRRLHHRKLQGAVPSTASAPSSPSASAGGAGAGAKELRVLACIHGGQDVPALINLIETIRGHTQPRRLVKLYILRMIELTERTSSILMVRAARRNGLPFFRPRRAGEPHDQVDVAFDTYAQLGHVSVRAMAAVSALHTIHDDVAAVAEDKRVSLVVLPFHKRHTGHGDDEENLGPEWRAVNRRILREAPCSVAVLVDRGFGGGEQVSSEQVAHGVCVVFFGGPDDREALELAGRMAEHPGVHVTVVRFVDGKAGSEEQSEVTLRPSNTKNADRSYTFSTAIVDTRKEKELDEAAVAEFRQRMGSLVRFEERVVVGNMIEEVVSIGKSREYGLVVVGKGRLPSPMVAQLAVRPAEHPELGPIGDALASSCHGVMSSVLVVQQHDMSNADEVPVSVVVDGHAHDGEFAKDMAEP, from the exons ATGTCGTCGGCGGCGTCGGTTTCCGCGGCGGACCTGGCGGCGGTGAAGACGTCCTCGAACGGGGTGTGGCAGGGCGACGACCCGCTCCGCTTCGCCTTCCCGCTGCTGATCCTGCAGGCGCTCCTCATCCTGGTCCTCAGCCGCGCgctcgccttcctcctccgtcccctGCACCAGCCCAAGGTGATCGCGGAGATGGTGGCGGGCATCCTGCTCGGCCCCTCAGCCCTGGGCCGCAACGGCGCCTACCTCCGCGCACTCTTCCCGCCCTGGAGCGCGCCCGTGCTGGAGTCCGTCGCCAGCCTcggcctcctcttcttcctcttcctcgttgGGCTCGAGCTCGACCTCCGCTCCGTCCGCCGCAGCGGCCGGCGCGccttcgccatcgccgccgcggggaTCTCGCTCCCCTTCGCGTGCGGGGTCGGCGTGGCCTTCGTGCTCCGCCGCGCCATCCCGGGCGCCGACCAGGCCGGGTACGCGCCGTTCCTCGTCTTCATGGGCGTCGCGCTCTCCATCACCGCGTTCCCGGTGCTCGCGCGCATCCTCGCCGAGCTCAAGCTCCTCACCACGCCCATCGGGGAGACCGCGCTGGCGGCAGCCGCGTTCAATGACGTCGCCGCCTGGGTGCTGCTCGCGCTGGCCGTCGCCATCTCCGGCGTCTCCGGACGCGGCCCCATCACGTCGCTGTGGGTGCTGCTGTGCAGCGCGGCGTTCGTGGCGGCGTGGATGGCGGCGGTGAAGCCGGCGATGGCGTGGGTGGCCCGGCGCGCGGACGCGgccggggagggcggcggcggggaggcgtgGGTGGCGGTGACGCTGGCGGGAGTGCTGGCGTCCGGGTTCGCGACGGACCTGATCGGGATCCACGCCATCTTCGGCGCCTTCGTCTTCGGGCTCACGGTGCCCAAGGAGGGCGCGTTCGCGGGGCGCGTGACGGCGCGCATCGAGGACCTCGTGTCGGAGCTCCTGCTGCCGCTCTACTTCGCCTCTAGCGGGTTGAAGACGGACGTGGCCACGatccggggcggcgcggcgtgggggATGCTGGCGCTGGTGATCGGCACCGCCTGCGCGGGCAAGATCGCGGGGACGTTCGGGGTGGCCATGGCGTGCGGGATgtcggcgagggaggcggtggtgctCGGGGTGCTGATGAACACCAAGGGACTCGTCGAGCTCATCGTCCTCAACATCGGCAGGGAGCGCAAG GTTCTGAACGAGGAGACGTTCGCGATCCTGGTGCTCATGGCGCTGGTCACCACCTTCATCACCACGCCCACCGTCATGGCCATCTACaagcccgcgcgcgccgcgggccgccgccgcctccaccaccgcaaGCTCCAGGGCGCCGTCCCCTCCACGGCGTCGgcgccctcctccccgtcggcctccgccggcggcgccggcgccggcgccaaggAGCTGCGCGTGCTGGCCTGCATCCACGGCGGGCAGGACGTGCCGGCGCTGATCAACCTCATCGAGACCATCCGGGGCCACACGCAGCCGCGCCGCCTCGTCAAGCTCTACATCCTCCGCATGATCGAGCTCACGGAGCGCACCTCCTCTATCCTCAtggtgcgcgcggcgcgccggAACGGGCTCCCGTTcttccgcccgcgccgcgccggggaGCCCCACGACCAGGTCGACGTCGCCTTTGACACCTACGCGCAGCTCGGACACGTCAGTGtccgcgccatggccgccgtctCCGCGCTCCACACCATCcacgacgacgtcgccgccgtcgccgaggacaAGCGCGTCTCGCTCGTAGTGCTGCCGTTCCACAAGCGCCATACGGGGCACGGAGACGACGAAGAGAACCTCGGGCCGGAGTGGCGCGCTGTGAACCGGAGGATCCTGCGGGAGGCGCCATGCTCGGTCGCCGTCCTCGTCGAccgcggcttcggcggcggcgagcaggtcAGCTCGGAGCAGGTCGCGCACGGCGTCTGCGTCGTGTTCTTCGGCGGGCCCGACGACAgggaggcgctggagctcgCCGGGAGGATGGCCGAGCACCCCGGTGTGCACGTCACCGTCGTGCGGTTCGTCGACGGCAAGGCCGGCAGCGAGGAGCAGTCCGAGGTGACGCTGCGCCCCTCCAACACCAAGAACGCCGACCGGAGCTACACGTTCTCGACGGCCATCGTCGACACCCGCAAGGAGAAG GAGCtggacgaggcggcggtggcggagttCCGGCAGAGGATGGGGTCCCTTGTGCGATTCGAGGAGCGGGTGGTGGTGGGCAACATGATCGAGGAGGTGGTGTCGATCGGGAAGAGCAGGGAGTACGGCCTGGTGGTCGTCGGCAAGGGCCGGCTGCCGTCGCCGATGGTGGCGCAGCTCGCCGTCCGCCCGGCGGAGCACCCGGAGCTCGGGCCCATCGGCGACGCGCTCGCGTCGTCCTGCCACGGAGTAATGTCGTCGGTGCTCGTGGTGCAGCAGCACGACATGAGCAACGCCGACGAGGTGCCGGTCTCCGTCGTCGTCGATGGCCACGCTCACGACGGCGAGTTCGCCAAGGACATGGCCGAGCCGTAA
- the LOC101765107 gene encoding probable histone H2A.5 — translation MDGGAAKVKKAAVGRKLGGPKKKPVSRSVKAGLQFPVGRIGRYLKKGRYAQRVGSGAPVYLAAVLEYLAAEVLELAGNAARDNKKNRIIPRHVLLAIRNDEELGRLLAGVTIAHGGVLPNINPVLLPKKAAERAEKAEKAAKSPKKAATKSPKK, via the coding sequence ATGGACGGCGGGGCCGCGAAGGTGAAGAAGGCGGCGGTCGGCCGCAAGCTCGGCggcccgaagaagaagccggTCTCGCGCTCCGTCAAGGCCGGGCTTCAGTTCCCCGTCGGCCGCATCGGGCGCTACCTCAAGAAGGGCCGGTATGCGCAGCGCGTGGGCAGTGGCGCCCCCGtctacctcgccgccgtcctcgagtATCTCGCCGCCGAGGTTCTCGAGCTCGCCGGCAACGCGGCGCGCGACAACAAGAAGAACCGCATCATCCCGCGGCACGTTCTCCTCGCCATCCGCAACGACGAGGAGCTCGGAAGGCTGCTGGCGGGCGTGACCATCGCGCACGGAGGCGTCCTCCCCAACATCAACCCGGTGCTCCTCCCCAAGAAGGCCGCCGAGAGGGCTGAGAAGGCCGAGAAGGCGGCCAAGTCGCCCAAGAAGGCCGCCACCAAGTCCCCCAAGAAGTAG
- the LOC101764430 gene encoding soluble inorganic pyrophosphatase 4 — protein MAPAVEVIKEAGSFQKVPALNERILSSMSRRAVAAHPWHDLEIGPGAPTIFNCVIEIPRGSKVKYELDKKTGLIKVDRVLYSSVVYPHNYGFIPRTLCEDSDPLDVLVIMQEPVIPGCFLRAKAIGLMPMIDQGEADDKIIAVCADDPEYKHYNDIKELPPHRLAEIRRFFEDYKKNENKEVAVNDFLPASAAYEAIQHSMDLYATYIVEGLRR, from the exons atGGCTCCCGCTGTTGAAGTCATCAAGGAGGCAGGATCATTCCAAAAGGTTCCTGCCCTGAATGAAAGGATATTGTCATCCATGTCCAGGAGAGCTGTTGCTGCGCATCCTTGGCATGATCTGGAGATTG GTCCTGGTGCACCGACCATATTCAACTGC GTCATTGAGATACCCAGGGGCAGCAAGGTGAAGTACGAACTTGACAAGAAAACTGGACTGATAAAG GTGGACCGTGTGCTGTATTCATCAGTTGTGTACCCTCACAACTATGGATTCATTCCTCGCACACTTTGTGAAGACAGTGATCCTCTGGATGTGCTGGTTATAATGCAG GAGCCGGTTATTCCAGGCTGTTTCCTACGTGCCAAGGCCATCGGCCTTATGCCTATGATTGATCAGGGAGAGGCAGATGACAAGATCATTGCTGTGTGCGCCGATGATCCTGAATACAAGCATTACAATGACATCAAGGAGCTCCCACCTCACCGATTGGCTGAAATCAGGCGCTTCTTTGAGGACT ACAAGAAGAATGAGAACAAGGAGGTTGCCGTGAATGACTTTCTGCCTGCAAGCGCTGCTTATGAAGCCATTCAACACTCTAT GGATCTGTATGCGACCTACATCGTTGAGGGCCTGAGGAGgtag
- the LOC101765505 gene encoding uncharacterized protein LOC101765505 gives MDGRSCCLESVPVVTSGDDSPTSAAHTGLPLPIEKRCASVDKTCEATEFGNGLLETKICTCFSKSISLEVNKGLQKCATFPPSSGKAQQEDHSCCHEDDGHTVAPAYERSVSLPPTLKLISALKGGREKNGMTSPTENRHVKWAPDVYDPPVTSVCHSVNSSYQRRSKSRKEKNKQKKKQKQKGKSKKNHQNSIQSSSAMEVSDHGSKGVSTTGGKSSVDDHEDIIMDYSMGNQEAKCGSSFLRESVAKMHFSTAEAS, from the exons ATGGACGGTCGTTCCTGCTGTCTCGAGAGCGTGCCAGTAGTGACATCTGGCGATGACTCTCCTACCAGCGCTGCCCACACTGGTCTACCGCTTCCAATAGAGAAGCGCTGCGCTTCGGTTGATAAGACCTGTGAAGCCACAGAGTTTGGGAATGGTTTGCTGGAGACCAAGATATGTACGTGTTTCTCCAAGTCAATCAGTTTGGAGGTGAATAAAGGCCTCCAGAAATGTGCGACTTTCCCTCCCTCTTCTGGCAAGGCTCAGCAGGAGGATCATTCATGCTGCCATGAAGATGATGGGCACACGGTTGCCCCTGCTTATGAGCGCTCGGTGTCTTTACCT CCGACTTTGAAGCTCATCTCTGCTTTGAAAGGAGGCCGCGAAAAGAATGGAATGACATCACCAACTGAAAATCGCCACGTCAAATGGGCCCCTGACGTGTATGACCCCCCTGTGACGTCGGTATGCCATTCAGTGAATAGCAGTTATCAGCGACGGTCTAAATCCCGCaaggagaagaacaagcagaagaagaaacagaagCAGAAGGGGAAGTCCAAGAAAAATCACCAGAATTCTATACAGAGTTCGTCTGCAATGGAGGTTTCTGATCATGG GTCGAAAGGTGTTAGCACCACTGGTGGTAAGTCTTCAGTAGATGATCACGAGGATATAATAATGGATTACAGCATGGGCAATCAGGAAGCCAAATGTGGAAGCAGCTTCCTGCGTGAATCTGTTGCTAAAATGCATTTCTCGACTGCTGAAGCTTCCTGA
- the LOC101765915 gene encoding actin-depolymerizing factor 7, producing the protein MANAASGMAVDDECKLRFLELKAKRTHRFIIYKIDEKKKMVVVEKVGEPVLNYDDFAATLPANECRYAIFDYDFVTEENCQKSKIFFIAWSPDTARVRSKMIYASSKERFKRELDGIQVELQATDSAEVGLDVIQGRAN; encoded by the exons ATG GCGAACGCAGCATCCGGGATGGCCGTGGATGACGAGTGCAAGCTCCGATTCCTGGAGTTAAAGGCCAAGAGGACCCACCGCTTCATCATCTACAAGATAgacgagaagaagaagatggtcgTGGTGGAGAAGGTCGGCGAACCCGTGCTGAACTACGACGACTTCGCTGCAACCCTCCCTGCGAATGAGTGCAGATACGCCATCTTCGACTACGATTTCGTGACCGAGGAGAACTGCCAGAAGAGCAAGATTTTCTTCATCGCATG GTCTCCTGATACCGCGCGCGTGAGGAGCAAGATGATCTATGCGAGCTCCAAGGAGAGGTTCAAGCGGGAGCTGGATGGCATCCAGGTGGAGCTTCAGGCTACCGATTCCGCTGAGGTTGGTCTTGACGTGATCCAAGGCCGTGCAAACTGA
- the LOC101766737 gene encoding ACT domain-containing protein ACR9 gives MPVGEVAARPGGGVAGMVLGGGAAAAAVGGDDAVVMQLAAAEGEETVVTVNCPDQAGLGCDLCRTILEFGLRITRGDVSTDGHWCFVVFWVMPRSSTIKIRWASLKNRLMSMCPSSYSIPFYPDISQPGPSKFYLLKLLSPDRKGLLHDVTHILSELELLIHRVKVSTTPDGRVVDLFFITDGMELLHTKERQDETCSTLIATLGPSISCEVLSAEGFQQGFSSLPPKIAEELFRVELADSEICSSSLSAELKRVQTATINFDNALSPAHTLVQIICPDQKGLSYDILRTMKDCNIQIFYGRFRSDKKGSGNKGCREVDLFVKQVDGKKVIDPEKQEVLRSRLRSEMLHPLRVMIVSRGPDTELLVANPVELSGKGRPRVFYDATLALKALGICIFSAEIGRQSASERQWEVYRFLLDDSKEFPLANSPTNRNRVVDRVRKTLMGCYN, from the exons ATGCCGgtaggggaggtggcggcgcggccagGAGGGGGAGTGGCTGGGAtggtgctgggcggcggcgcggccgcggcggcggtgggaggggATGACGCCGTCGTCatgcagctcgccgccgcggagggggaggagaccGTCGTCACCGTCAACTGCCCCGACCAGGCCGGCCTCGGCTGCGACCTCTGCCGCACCATCCTCGAGTTCGGCCTCCGCATCACCCGCGGCG ATGTATCCACTGACGGCCACTGGTGTTTCGTGGTCTTCTGGGTCATGCCCCGCTCATCGACCATCAAAATCCGGTGGGCGAGCCTCAAGAACCGCCTCATGTCCATGTGCCCTTCCTCATATTCCATCCCGTTCTACCCCGACATCAGCCAGCCAGGCCCCTCCAAGTTCTACCTCCTCAAGCTCTTGTCACCTGACCGCAAAGGGTTGTTACATG ATGTGACGCATATACTATCGGAGCTGGAGCTTTTAATCCACAGAGTGAAGGTGTCAACCACGCCTGATGGAAGAGTTGTGGATCTCTTCTTTATCACAGACGGAAT GGAACTGTTGCACACAAAGGAAAGGCAAGACGAGACTTGCTCGACGCTGATTGCTACCTTGGGTCCTTCCATAAGCTGTGAGGTTCTATCCGCAGAAGGGTTCCAGCAAGGGTTCTCTTCTCTTCCACCAAAAATTGCTGAGGAACTATTCAGGGTGGAACTAGCTGACAGCGAGATCTGCTCAAGTTCGCTTAGTGCAGAGTTGAAAAGGGTTCAGACGGCCACAATTAACTTCGACAATGCCCTGAGCCCTGCCCACACACTGGTCCAAATTATTTGCCCTGATCAGAAGGGGCTCAGTTATGACATCTTGAGAACAATGAAGGACTGCAACATTCAG ATATTTTATGGGCGATTCAGATCAGACAAGAAAGGGTCAGGTAATAAAGGTTGTCGAGAGGTTGATCTTTTTGTCAAACAAGTAGATGGCAAGAAGGTTATTGATCCTGAGAAACAGGAGGTTCTGAGGTCACGCCTGAGGTCTGAGATGCTCCATCCTCTTAGAGTGATGATCGTCAGCCGTGGACCTGACACAGAACTCCTTGTTGCTAACCCCGTTGAGCTATCCGGGAAGGGACGACCGCGCGTATTCTATGATGCTACTCTTGCTCTGAAAGCACTTGGAATCTGCATTTTCTCT GCTGAAATTGGGAGACAGTCAGCATCAGAGCGTCAATGGGAGGTCTACAGATTCCTCCTGGATGACAGCAAAGAATTCCCTCTGGCAAACAGTCCAACTAATAGGAACCGTGTTGTCGATAGGGTAAGAAAAACGCTGATGGGCTGTTACAACTAA